One part of the Segnochrobactrum spirostomi genome encodes these proteins:
- a CDS encoding TIGR02186 family protein — MSGIGAFARRAAALGLVAAALAAAPGAAWAETVVASVSSPKIKIQSNFSGADIVVFGVISAEGGGLDHGPPYDVVVVVRGPPEHVAARRKERVAGLWIGGASREYPLVPSFYALDSNRPLADAAAPATLDAYGIGAARASFGAATATGDDGGFRDALIRLREHDGLFAERSGSVVMLTPTFFRATVPLPKKVPNGDYRVEVFVFSDRVLAARTLLDLTVRKEGFEAAVHDFAVGRPFLYGLAVVAMAVGIGWIGGVVFRRD, encoded by the coding sequence GTGAGCGGGATCGGCGCCTTCGCGCGGCGCGCCGCCGCCCTCGGCCTCGTGGCGGCTGCGCTCGCCGCCGCCCCCGGCGCGGCGTGGGCCGAGACGGTGGTCGCCTCGGTGTCCTCGCCGAAGATCAAGATCCAATCGAACTTCTCGGGCGCCGACATCGTCGTCTTCGGCGTCATCAGCGCCGAGGGCGGCGGGCTCGACCACGGCCCCCCTTACGACGTGGTCGTCGTTGTGCGCGGCCCGCCCGAGCACGTCGCGGCGCGGCGCAAGGAGCGCGTCGCCGGGCTGTGGATCGGCGGCGCCTCGCGGGAATACCCGCTCGTGCCGTCCTTCTATGCGCTCGATTCCAACCGCCCCCTCGCCGACGCCGCCGCGCCCGCGACGCTGGACGCCTACGGCATCGGAGCGGCGCGCGCGAGTTTCGGAGCGGCCACGGCGACCGGCGACGACGGGGGCTTTCGAGACGCGCTGATCCGTCTTCGCGAACACGACGGCCTCTTCGCCGAACGCAGCGGCAGCGTCGTGATGCTGACGCCGACCTTCTTCCGCGCCACCGTTCCGCTGCCGAAGAAGGTGCCAAACGGGGATTATCGCGTGGAGGTCTTCGTCTTTTCGGACCGGGTGCTCGCCGCGCGCACGCTGCTCGACCTGACGGTCCGCAAGGAGGGCTTCGAGGCCGCAGTGCACGATTTCGCCGTCGGCCGGCCGTTCCTCTATGGCCTCGCGGTGGTCGCGATGGCGGTCGGCATCGGCTGGATCGGCGGCGTGGTGTTCCGCCGCGATTGA
- a CDS encoding sulfite exporter TauE/SafE family protein, whose amino-acid sequence MEIYLPIAEMPINVLMIVGMGAAVGFISGLFGIGGGFLLTPLLIFSGVPTSVAVATVTPQMIASSASGALTYWRRRSIDLRLSGLLLVSGIAGASAGTWCFALLSRAGRLDVVISVSYMALLGTVGGLMLFESLRSLLRARREGGLPVHRRSHNWIHRMPLKMRFRTSRLYVSVIPVIGIGAGIGFIGALLGVGGGFILVPALIYLLRVPTSIVIGTSLVQTLGTMIIATLLHSVTSVSVDGLLALLMMVGGVIGAQFGAQMGLRMRGEHLRALLGLLVLAVALRFGYELIVHPVDLYQLSVLEWGARM is encoded by the coding sequence GTGGAAATCTATCTCCCGATCGCCGAGATGCCGATCAACGTGCTGATGATCGTCGGCATGGGGGCGGCGGTCGGTTTCATCTCCGGGCTGTTCGGTATCGGCGGCGGCTTCCTGCTGACGCCGCTCCTCATCTTTTCCGGCGTGCCCACCTCGGTCGCGGTGGCAACGGTCACCCCGCAGATGATCGCGTCGTCCGCGTCGGGCGCCCTCACCTATTGGCGCCGCCGCTCGATCGATCTCAGACTGTCCGGGCTTCTCCTCGTCTCCGGCATCGCCGGGGCCTCGGCCGGCACCTGGTGCTTCGCGCTGTTGAGCCGTGCCGGCCGCCTCGATGTGGTGATCTCGGTCTCCTACATGGCGTTGCTCGGCACCGTCGGCGGACTGATGCTGTTCGAATCGCTGCGCTCGCTGTTGCGCGCGCGCCGGGAGGGCGGCCTGCCGGTCCACCGCCGCAGCCACAACTGGATTCATCGGATGCCGCTCAAGATGCGGTTCCGCACCTCAAGGCTCTATGTCAGCGTCATTCCGGTGATCGGGATCGGCGCCGGTATCGGCTTCATCGGCGCGCTGCTCGGTGTCGGCGGCGGCTTCATCCTGGTGCCGGCGCTGATCTATCTGCTGCGCGTGCCGACCTCGATCGTGATCGGGACCTCGCTCGTCCAGACGCTCGGCACCATGATCATCGCGACCCTGCTCCACTCGGTGACCTCGGTCTCGGTCGACGGCCTCCTCGCCCTCCTGATGATGGTGGGTGGCGTAATCGGCGCCCAGTTCGGCGCGCAGATGGGCCTGCGCATGCGCGGCGAGCATCTGCGGGCGCTGCTCGGGCTCCTCGTTCTCGCGGTCGCCCTGCGCTTCGGCTACGAACTCATCGTTCACCCGGTTGATCTCTACCAGCTCTCGGTGCTCGAATGGGGAGCGCGGATGTGA
- the eno gene encoding phosphopyruvate hydratase, with product MTAIVDIIGRQILDSRGNPTVEVDVVLEDGSFGRAAVPSGASTGAHEAVELRDGGKPYLGKGVEKAVEAVNGEIFDAVGGRDAEDQIALDNLLIELDGTPNKSRLGANAILGVSLAAAKAAAEACGLPLYRYVGGAFAHTLPVPMMNIINGGVHADNPIDFQEFMILPVGAETFAEALRAGSEIFHTLKKSLKDAGHNTNVGDEGGFAPNLPSATAALDFIVQAIEKAGYKPGENVFIGLDCASTEFFKDGRYDLAGEGRVLDPAGMVDYLADLAGRYPIITIEDGMAEDDWAGWKLLTDRLGSKLQLVGDDLFVTNTKRLQDGISQGVGNAILVKVNQIGTLTETLDAVETAHKAAYRAVMSHRSGETEDSTIADLAVATNCGQIKTGSLARADRTAKYNQLLRIEQELGPQARYAGRSAFATFSK from the coding sequence ATGACCGCTATCGTCGATATCATCGGCCGCCAGATCCTGGACAGCCGCGGCAACCCGACCGTCGAGGTCGATGTCGTTCTGGAAGACGGTTCGTTCGGCCGCGCTGCGGTGCCGTCGGGCGCTTCGACCGGCGCCCACGAGGCTGTCGAGCTGCGCGACGGCGGCAAGCCCTATCTCGGCAAGGGCGTCGAGAAGGCGGTCGAGGCCGTCAACGGCGAGATCTTCGACGCGGTCGGTGGCCGCGACGCGGAAGACCAGATCGCGCTCGACAACCTGCTGATCGAGCTCGACGGTACGCCCAACAAGAGCCGGCTCGGCGCCAACGCCATCCTCGGCGTCTCGCTGGCCGCCGCCAAGGCCGCCGCGGAAGCCTGCGGCCTGCCGCTCTACCGCTATGTCGGCGGCGCGTTCGCCCACACCCTGCCGGTGCCGATGATGAACATCATCAATGGCGGCGTGCATGCCGACAATCCGATCGACTTCCAGGAATTCATGATCCTGCCGGTCGGCGCCGAGACCTTCGCCGAGGCGCTGCGCGCCGGCTCGGAAATCTTCCACACGCTGAAGAAGTCGCTCAAGGACGCCGGCCACAACACCAATGTCGGCGACGAGGGCGGCTTCGCCCCGAACCTGCCGTCGGCCACCGCCGCGCTCGACTTCATCGTCCAGGCGATCGAGAAGGCCGGCTACAAGCCGGGCGAGAACGTCTTCATCGGCCTCGACTGCGCCTCGACCGAGTTCTTCAAGGACGGCCGTTACGATCTCGCCGGCGAAGGCCGCGTGCTCGATCCGGCCGGCATGGTCGATTATCTCGCCGACCTCGCCGGCCGCTACCCGATCATCACGATCGAGGACGGCATGGCGGAAGACGACTGGGCGGGCTGGAAGCTCCTCACCGACCGTCTCGGCTCGAAGCTGCAGCTCGTCGGCGACGATCTGTTCGTCACCAACACCAAGCGCCTCCAGGACGGTATCTCCCAGGGCGTCGGCAACGCGATCCTCGTGAAGGTCAACCAGATCGGCACGCTGACCGAGACGCTCGACGCCGTCGAGACCGCCCACAAGGCGGCCTATCGCGCGGTGATGTCGCATCGCTCGGGCGAGACCGAGGATTCGACCATCGCCGACCTGGCGGTCGCGACCAATTGCGGGCAGATCAAGACCGGCTCGCTCGCTCGCGCCGACCGCACCGCGAAGTACAACCAGCTCCTGCGCATCGAGCAGGAACTCGGTCCCCAGGCCCGCTACGCCGGCCGCAGCGCCTTCGCGACCTTCTCCAAGTGA
- a CDS encoding DUF2165 family protein: protein MLVARVSKTALVAAIALYVTLVAVGNVVDYGTNYAFVQHVLMMDTIFQTSQIAGRSINVPLVHRIAYGLIIALEWAVAIICWVGAVVMALRLRRPAVVFQRAKAWAIAGLTLGVILWAVGFLAIGGEWFGMWMSSVWNGVQPAFRIALLILAVLIYVSLPEPEIG, encoded by the coding sequence ATGCTTGTTGCCCGCGTGTCGAAGACCGCGCTCGTTGCCGCCATCGCGCTCTACGTGACGCTCGTCGCGGTCGGCAACGTCGTCGACTACGGCACGAACTACGCTTTCGTGCAGCACGTCCTGATGATGGATACGATTTTCCAAACGTCCCAGATTGCGGGACGCTCCATCAACGTGCCGCTCGTCCACCGCATCGCTTATGGCCTCATCATCGCCCTCGAATGGGCGGTCGCCATCATCTGTTGGGTCGGTGCGGTGGTCATGGCGCTCCGGTTGCGCCGGCCGGCCGTCGTCTTTCAGCGTGCCAAGGCGTGGGCGATCGCGGGGCTCACTCTCGGCGTGATCCTCTGGGCCGTCGGCTTCCTGGCCATCGGCGGCGAATGGTTCGGAATGTGGATGTCGTCGGTTTGGAACGGCGTGCAGCCTGCGTTCCGCATCGCCCTCTTGATCCTTGCAGTCCTCATCTACGTCTCGCTCCCAGAGCCTGAGATCGGCTGA
- a CDS encoding histidine-type phosphatase, producing the protein MAIAAGLAAGFGLTVCGTGALAADATATQPVMGSAPEPMPTGWTLKGVVVLSRHGMRGPTYAVDCDQAGGNPNGCLDAVGQLPWPTLGVVAGHLLPEGYDRVRSMGRYYRLRYAEDGVLPKTGCPVPKSVYFIADTDERVVMTAGAVMDGMFPGCDIDNLVVQGDIYRGPSCGYSKEKSAKSAQDFAGGSWEKAAKGDLAGPIAALDKVVGPLKPEVCTALGLKSPCSSADIPTTDSKPGVINFLSQPAEQLIMQYGSGLPISEVGWGRVAEATGMSTSEGIGYINKIHAFNDWVLNSSPYDAARKGSQVLDVVERNVRDVVEGKGAQFRFLSSHDNYILHVGGLLGLTWKLPSYAEHQVPLAGSIAFEVWQPPAGEPVVRLVYAAQSIDQIRDNPDLTPQSPPGLQVLPVKDCKPGPSGSCAWPAFKKIADHAIIKACVRRS; encoded by the coding sequence TTGGCCATCGCCGCGGGGCTCGCGGCAGGGTTCGGCTTGACGGTCTGCGGCACCGGCGCGCTCGCCGCCGACGCGACCGCCACTCAGCCGGTGATGGGGTCGGCGCCCGAACCGATGCCGACGGGGTGGACGCTCAAGGGCGTCGTGGTCCTCAGCCGCCACGGCATGCGCGGTCCGACCTATGCCGTCGATTGCGATCAGGCCGGGGGTAACCCCAACGGATGCCTCGATGCGGTGGGGCAGCTGCCGTGGCCGACCCTCGGCGTGGTGGCCGGCCATCTGCTGCCGGAAGGCTACGACCGGGTGCGTTCGATGGGCCGCTACTACCGGCTGCGCTATGCCGAGGACGGCGTCCTGCCGAAGACAGGCTGCCCGGTGCCCAAGAGCGTCTACTTCATCGCCGACACGGACGAGCGCGTCGTCATGACGGCCGGCGCCGTGATGGACGGCATGTTCCCGGGCTGCGACATCGACAATCTGGTGGTTCAAGGGGATATCTATCGCGGGCCGTCCTGCGGCTATTCCAAGGAGAAGTCTGCGAAATCGGCGCAGGATTTCGCCGGCGGCTCGTGGGAGAAGGCGGCCAAGGGCGACCTCGCCGGGCCGATCGCGGCGCTCGACAAGGTCGTCGGCCCGCTGAAGCCGGAGGTCTGCACCGCGCTCGGCCTGAAGTCGCCGTGCTCATCGGCCGACATTCCGACGACCGATTCCAAGCCGGGGGTGATCAACTTCCTGAGCCAGCCGGCCGAACAGCTCATCATGCAATACGGGTCGGGCCTGCCGATCTCGGAGGTCGGCTGGGGCCGCGTCGCCGAGGCCACCGGCATGTCTACGTCCGAGGGCATCGGCTACATCAACAAGATCCACGCCTTCAACGATTGGGTCCTGAACTCCTCGCCCTACGACGCCGCGCGCAAGGGGTCGCAGGTGCTCGACGTCGTGGAGCGCAACGTGCGCGACGTTGTCGAGGGCAAGGGCGCGCAGTTCCGCTTCCTGTCGAGCCACGACAATTACATCCTGCATGTCGGCGGGCTGCTCGGCCTGACCTGGAAGCTCCCGAGCTATGCCGAGCATCAAGTGCCGCTCGCCGGATCGATCGCGTTCGAGGTCTGGCAGCCGCCCGCGGGCGAGCCCGTCGTCCGCCTCGTCTATGCGGCGCAGAGCATCGACCAGATCCGCGACAACCCGGATCTGACGCCGCAATCCCCGCCGGGCCTTCAGGTCCTGCCGGTGAAGGATTGCAAGCCCGGCCCGTCGGGGAGCTGCGCCTGGCCGGCGTTCAAAAAAATCGCCGACCACGCCATCATCAAGGCCTGCGTCCGCAGGTCCTGA
- a CDS encoding methyl-accepting chemotaxis protein — MNIFGRKNAQLAFDALDRSFAIIEFETDGRITAANKNFLDLMGYRLDEVVGHPHSLFVPDALKVSDDYRRFWDDLRSGQFKSAEFLRIAKGGKEVWIQGTYNPILDGGKVIKVMKFASDITAQKLRAADFEGQIAAISKSQAVIHFTLDGQVLDANDNFLNALGYRLDEIVGKHHSMFVDPAEARTPDYARFWERLGAGEYQSAVYKRIGKGGREVWIQASYNPILDLYGRPLKVVKFATDITEEVHKQLRRETIQKAIGADLERISDEISDANQQAASAASAGSQTSSNVQAVAAGAEELAASVDEISRQVTSALKISNEAVGEGERSNAIVGGLAESAQRIGAIVALINDIAAQTNLLALNATIEAARAGEAGRGFSVVAAEVKDLASQTAKATQEISAQIAAVQGRTEEAVGALRSVGQRINDINAISTSIASAVEEQAVVARDMSANMQTAAQGVETIMQNMSAIAGSTKQVDQATRQVRERSLEIA; from the coding sequence ATGAATATATTTGGCAGGAAGAACGCCCAGCTCGCGTTCGACGCGCTCGATCGCTCTTTTGCGATTATTGAGTTCGAGACGGACGGAAGGATCACGGCGGCCAACAAGAATTTCCTCGATCTCATGGGCTACCGGCTCGACGAGGTCGTCGGCCATCCGCACAGCTTGTTCGTGCCGGACGCGCTCAAGGTGAGCGACGATTATCGCCGGTTCTGGGACGACCTTCGCTCCGGGCAGTTCAAGTCGGCGGAGTTCCTGCGGATCGCCAAGGGCGGTAAGGAAGTCTGGATTCAGGGGACCTACAATCCGATCCTCGACGGCGGCAAGGTCATCAAGGTGATGAAGTTCGCCTCCGACATCACCGCGCAGAAGCTCCGGGCGGCGGATTTCGAGGGGCAGATCGCGGCGATCTCGAAATCCCAGGCTGTGATCCACTTCACGCTCGACGGGCAGGTTCTCGACGCCAACGACAACTTCCTGAATGCCCTCGGCTACCGGCTCGACGAGATCGTCGGCAAGCATCACAGCATGTTCGTCGATCCCGCGGAGGCGAGGACGCCGGACTACGCTCGCTTCTGGGAGCGGCTCGGCGCGGGTGAGTATCAATCCGCCGTCTACAAGCGGATCGGCAAGGGCGGGCGCGAGGTCTGGATCCAGGCCTCCTACAATCCGATCCTGGACCTTTACGGTCGCCCGTTGAAGGTCGTGAAGTTCGCGACCGACATCACCGAGGAGGTCCACAAGCAGTTGCGGCGGGAGACGATCCAGAAGGCGATCGGCGCCGACCTCGAGCGCATCTCGGACGAGATCTCGGATGCGAACCAGCAGGCGGCCAGCGCCGCGAGCGCCGGCTCCCAGACCTCCTCGAACGTCCAGGCGGTCGCGGCCGGAGCCGAGGAACTCGCGGCTTCCGTCGACGAGATCAGCCGGCAGGTCACCAGCGCGTTGAAGATTTCCAACGAGGCGGTCGGAGAAGGCGAACGCAGCAACGCGATCGTCGGGGGCTTGGCCGAGTCGGCTCAGCGTATCGGCGCGATCGTCGCCCTCATCAACGACATCGCGGCCCAGACCAATCTGCTCGCCCTCAACGCGACGATCGAGGCGGCGCGCGCCGGCGAGGCCGGTCGCGGCTTCTCCGTGGTCGCCGCCGAGGTCAAGGATCTCGCCAGCCAGACTGCGAAGGCGACCCAGGAAATCAGCGCCCAGATTGCGGCGGTCCAGGGCCGCACCGAAGAGGCGGTCGGCGCCTTGCGCTCGGTCGGCCAGCGCATCAACGACATCAACGCCATTTCGACGAGCATCGCCTCGGCGGTCGAGGAGCAGGCGGTCGTCGCCCGCGACATGTCGGCCAACATGCAGACGGCGGCGCAGGGCGTCGAGACCATCATGCAGAACATGAGCGCGATCGCGGGCTCGACCAAGCAGGTCGATCAGGCCACGCGTCAGGTGCGCGAGCGGTCGCTCGAAATCGCCTGA